Proteins co-encoded in one Oceanidesulfovibrio indonesiensis genomic window:
- a CDS encoding response regulator: protein MTKPIRVLLVDDEADFVETLAERLEIRGFEPSVALDGPAALERLKNFGPDVMVLDLKMPGMGGLEVLREGLRKSPKLPVIMLTGHGSEQERDEALASGASTYLQKPIDIETLAKLLEETTSAGAAPAEEA from the coding sequence ATGACAAAGCCCATACGCGTACTGCTCGTGGACGACGAGGCCGATTTCGTGGAAACTTTGGCCGAACGGCTGGAGATCCGCGGTTTCGAGCCTTCCGTGGCTCTGGATGGGCCAGCCGCTCTGGAACGGCTGAAAAACTTCGGACCAGATGTGATGGTTCTGGACCTGAAAATGCCCGGCATGGGCGGCCTCGAAGTGTTGCGCGAGGGCTTGCGCAAGTCTCCGAAGTTGCCGGTGATCATGCTCACGGGACATGGTTCGGAACAAGAACGCGACGAAGCTTTGGCGAGCGGCGCAAGCACATACCTGCAAAAGCCTATCGATATTGAAACACTCGCGAAGTTGCTCGAAGAAACAACTTCGGCCGGCGCGGCGCCGGCCGAAGAGGCGTGA
- a CDS encoding HAMP domain-containing histidine kinase, with the protein MKNTAQVDVLESMALGRALAAHSHELKNVLAIVGEAAGLAEDILALQRMRNPESAMPEDMAARVDKALGSITAQVERGHKLTSDLNMLAHLPDRRLEPTLPDVDLSLIAGLACRMLERNARRAHVQLSPPAAVGATAPADAQGCLAACLVLLEWIYKSRQPGEEVAVAAVDGAPAIEIPDAPDLDGLPEDVRRLTESAGMELETDNDRLRVTLMGV; encoded by the coding sequence ATGAAGAACACTGCGCAGGTCGACGTTCTGGAAAGCATGGCTCTCGGCCGGGCATTGGCCGCCCACAGCCACGAGTTGAAGAACGTCCTGGCCATAGTGGGCGAGGCAGCGGGACTCGCCGAGGACATTCTCGCTCTCCAGCGCATGCGGAATCCCGAAAGCGCAATGCCGGAGGACATGGCCGCCCGAGTGGACAAGGCTCTCGGATCCATAACCGCTCAGGTGGAACGCGGCCACAAGCTGACCTCGGATCTGAACATGCTCGCACATCTGCCGGACAGGCGGCTGGAGCCGACATTGCCGGATGTGGACCTGAGCCTCATTGCAGGGCTTGCGTGCCGCATGCTGGAACGCAACGCCAGACGCGCCCACGTGCAGTTAAGTCCGCCGGCTGCCGTCGGAGCCACTGCCCCGGCCGACGCCCAGGGTTGCCTTGCGGCGTGCCTTGTTCTGCTGGAGTGGATATACAAGTCGCGCCAGCCCGGCGAGGAAGTCGCCGTAGCGGCCGTCGATGGCGCACCGGCGATCGAGATTCCCGACGCTCCGGATCTGGACGGCCTGCCCGAGGACGTCCGCCGTCTGACAGAGTCCGCAGGCATGGAACTTGAAACCGACAATGACCGACTGCGCGTCACCTTGATGGGGGTCTGA
- a CDS encoding response regulator, whose protein sequence is MQNNSPAANASPRSLVIAERARNVRQLLSRELSRDGYTVCALASGADLCRELEADSSPRIILLDPDLPGLADDAVLHRLRRAAKRSHLLIHSFGAQTFAPLADMTLATINRTGNIEAIRNALQGALSKVDDAGS, encoded by the coding sequence ATGCAGAACAATTCCCCTGCGGCCAACGCCTCCCCTCGTTCGCTGGTCATTGCCGAGCGCGCCAGAAACGTACGGCAACTGCTTTCACGTGAACTGAGCCGCGATGGGTATACCGTGTGCGCGCTGGCCAGCGGCGCGGACCTGTGCCGGGAACTGGAGGCCGACTCCTCGCCTCGCATCATCCTCCTGGACCCCGATCTTCCCGGCCTGGCCGACGACGCCGTGTTGCATCGGTTGCGCCGCGCGGCAAAACGGTCACATCTGCTTATCCACAGCTTCGGCGCCCAGACGTTTGCGCCTTTGGCCGATATGACTCTGGCCACCATCAACCGCACCGGAAACATCGAAGCCATCAGAAACGCCCTCCAGGGTGCCCTGTCCAAGGTGGACGACGCAGGGTCCTGA
- a CDS encoding sensor histidine kinase, translating to MTRHHIRPSRQTAAGQGSAGLGPWVVIAAFLLPLAAILAVAWLGADAVIAQARAYADQDLRAEGDLLAARVNGELLEIISTLESAALHGWDDSSTHHDIEALQSKALYGLDEAPAKAAHARAVRQARAVGSALVVDEGSSPMLVLAVADHPDRPARIAMAEISPDELLGAVPRREPLGEAALLDRAHHALHGNTAGQAWTNSSDSLSAARPESMLRTIRPLRDFPIYVGLARPEPDGWSLLMQNGRSLLVGAGLCLVLVPAGFLVLTTLVRRRLVEADAKRSLAFQEMEHVQKLSSIGRLAAGVAHEINNPLAIIAEKAGLMKDLASAAKDMPKAQRFIGLNDSILQAVTRCRAVTHRLLGFARRMEVRPMELDVNDVLRETLGFLERDALYRGITLDQELDEDLPAIESDRGQLQQVFLNLLNNAMAAVSDKGRIRVSTRREPDGVAVEIEDNGVGMSRETLAHIFEPFFSTKGEQGTGLGLSITYGIVDKLGGSIEVDSAEGEGSLFTIHLPLRANIAETVGTQINGG from the coding sequence ATGACTCGACACCACATACGCCCATCCAGACAGACGGCCGCCGGACAAGGCAGCGCCGGTCTTGGCCCGTGGGTCGTCATTGCGGCCTTCCTGCTGCCTCTGGCCGCCATCCTGGCTGTTGCCTGGCTGGGGGCGGACGCCGTCATCGCCCAGGCCCGAGCCTACGCCGACCAGGACCTCCGCGCCGAGGGGGATCTGCTTGCAGCCCGCGTGAACGGCGAGCTGCTCGAAATCATAAGCACGCTGGAATCCGCCGCCCTGCACGGATGGGACGACTCCTCGACCCACCACGATATCGAGGCTTTGCAATCCAAGGCTCTGTACGGCCTGGACGAGGCGCCTGCAAAAGCCGCGCACGCCAGGGCCGTACGGCAGGCCCGAGCTGTCGGTTCGGCTCTCGTCGTGGACGAGGGTTCTTCCCCCATGCTCGTACTCGCTGTAGCGGACCATCCGGACCGACCCGCACGAATCGCCATGGCCGAGATATCGCCCGACGAACTGCTCGGCGCCGTGCCGCGCAGGGAGCCCCTGGGCGAGGCGGCATTGCTTGATCGTGCACACCACGCTCTGCACGGAAATACTGCTGGTCAGGCCTGGACCAACAGCAGCGACAGCCTCTCCGCGGCGCGCCCCGAATCGATGCTCAGGACCATTCGTCCGCTGCGTGATTTTCCCATCTACGTCGGTCTCGCCCGTCCCGAGCCGGACGGCTGGTCGCTGCTCATGCAAAACGGTCGCTCTCTGCTCGTGGGCGCTGGCTTGTGCCTTGTTCTTGTCCCTGCGGGGTTCCTCGTCCTCACCACTCTGGTCCGCCGCCGTCTGGTTGAAGCCGACGCCAAACGGTCCCTGGCGTTCCAGGAGATGGAGCATGTCCAGAAACTCTCCTCCATCGGCCGGCTGGCCGCAGGCGTGGCGCACGAGATCAACAACCCCCTGGCCATCATCGCGGAGAAGGCCGGCCTCATGAAGGACCTCGCCTCCGCAGCCAAGGACATGCCAAAGGCTCAGCGGTTCATCGGACTCAACGATTCCATTCTCCAGGCCGTGACGCGCTGCCGCGCCGTAACGCACCGGCTCCTCGGGTTCGCCAGACGCATGGAGGTGCGCCCCATGGAACTTGACGTCAACGACGTGCTGCGCGAGACACTCGGATTTCTGGAGCGCGACGCCCTGTATCGCGGCATCACCCTGGACCAGGAACTCGACGAGGACCTGCCCGCCATCGAAAGCGACCGTGGCCAGCTCCAACAGGTTTTCCTCAACCTACTCAACAACGCCATGGCCGCCGTGAGCGACAAGGGCCGCATCCGGGTGTCCACCCGGCGCGAGCCAGACGGTGTTGCTGTGGAGATCGAGGACAACGGCGTGGGCATGTCCCGCGAGACCCTGGCCCACATCTTCGAGCCCTTCTTTTCCACCAAGGGCGAGCAAGGCACGGGCCTGGGGCTGTCCATCACCTACGGCATCGTGGACAAACTCGGCGGCTCCATAGAAGTGGACAGCGCCGAAGGCGAAGGCAGCCTGTTCACGATCCATCTCCCCCTGCGTGCGAACATCGCCGAAACAGTCGGCACACAAATTAACGGTGGCTAA
- a CDS encoding response regulator, with amino-acid sequence MTKQITILLVDDEQSFLENLDERMKLKGFNTVLASSGEEALEKAREHHIDAAIVDLKMPGMDGLVCIAKLKEIHHGLKTVLLTGYGDAKVKEATEGLESVYFEKGEMGRFWEFIKNLPHKMESTMASAGYAEEGDAEGAMKAFKEKKK; translated from the coding sequence ATGACCAAGCAAATCACGATCCTGTTGGTCGATGACGAACAGAGCTTTCTGGAAAACCTGGACGAGCGCATGAAGCTCAAGGGTTTCAACACGGTGCTGGCCTCTAGCGGCGAAGAGGCGCTGGAAAAGGCGCGCGAGCACCACATCGACGCGGCCATCGTGGACCTCAAGATGCCCGGCATGGACGGCCTCGTCTGCATCGCCAAGCTCAAGGAAATCCATCATGGCCTCAAGACCGTGCTTCTTACCGGCTACGGCGACGCCAAGGTGAAGGAAGCCACGGAAGGCCTTGAGTCCGTATACTTTGAAAAGGGTGAGATGGGCCGGTTCTGGGAGTTCATCAAGAACCTGCCGCACAAGATGGAGAGCACCATGGCCAGCGCCGGCTATGCCGAGGAAGGCGATGCCGAAGGCGCCATGAAGGCTTTCAAGGAAAAGAAAAAGTAG
- a CDS encoding sulfite exporter TauE/SafE family protein produces the protein MRKMLRQTYGVLLGAAQAQARWEYQASMNILGSKKRMMIILACTVPLLVFSGLVLAGAEDMPSILGGKHAYSPAYYTPFIFGVSIAIGLAAGLITGCIGAGGGFIIAPALMSAGIKGILAVGTDLFHIFAKAIMGTVAHKKLGNVSVGLAVAFLVGSIGGVLGGGLINRAIYDYDPMLSDSFISFVYVILLGFLGMYAMTDFIRSYRSGDHGDAHGHGGKGEADTKKSLPTILQSSKIPPLITFDEDLTPGGKKIPALYVAICGAFVGFVAAIMGVGGGFLTFPMFVYVLGVSSFTTVGTDILQIIFTAGFASITQYAIYGFIFYTLAMGMLLGSLVGIQIGALATKMVKGIYIRGFYAIAIMAGFINRLFALPTKLVDLEYISMSKSTATLIAQAGNIFFFIVVAFFAIWVCSVFFRNIPKFREEA, from the coding sequence ATGAGAAAAATGCTACGTCAGACCTACGGGGTACTGCTGGGGGCTGCGCAAGCTCAGGCTCGCTGGGAGTACCAGGCATCCATGAACATCCTGGGCAGCAAGAAACGGATGATGATCATCCTGGCATGCACCGTGCCGCTGCTCGTCTTCTCCGGCCTGGTGCTTGCCGGCGCGGAAGACATGCCCAGCATTCTGGGTGGTAAGCATGCGTACAGCCCGGCCTACTACACGCCCTTCATCTTTGGCGTCTCCATCGCCATCGGCCTGGCGGCCGGCCTCATCACCGGCTGTATCGGCGCGGGCGGCGGCTTCATCATCGCTCCGGCGCTGATGAGCGCCGGCATCAAGGGCATTCTGGCCGTTGGTACGGACCTCTTCCACATCTTCGCCAAAGCCATCATGGGCACCGTGGCGCACAAGAAGCTCGGCAACGTTTCCGTCGGCCTGGCCGTCGCCTTCCTTGTGGGCTCCATCGGCGGCGTGCTCGGCGGAGGTCTCATCAACCGCGCCATCTACGACTACGACCCCATGCTGTCCGACTCCTTCATCAGCTTCGTGTACGTCATTCTGCTCGGCTTCCTGGGCATGTACGCGATGACCGACTTCATCCGCTCATACCGTAGCGGCGACCACGGCGACGCACACGGCCACGGCGGCAAGGGCGAGGCCGACACGAAGAAGAGCCTGCCGACCATCCTGCAGTCCTCCAAGATTCCGCCGCTGATCACCTTCGACGAGGACCTGACCCCCGGCGGCAAGAAGATCCCCGCTCTCTACGTGGCCATCTGCGGCGCGTTCGTGGGCTTCGTCGCGGCAATCATGGGCGTTGGCGGCGGCTTCCTCACCTTCCCCATGTTCGTGTACGTGCTGGGCGTCTCTTCCTTCACCACCGTGGGTACGGACATCCTGCAGATCATCTTCACGGCAGGCTTCGCCTCCATCACCCAGTACGCCATCTACGGCTTCATCTTCTACACGCTGGCTATGGGCATGCTCCTGGGCTCCCTCGTGGGCATCCAGATCGGCGCGCTGGCCACCAAGATGGTCAAGGGCATTTACATCCGCGGCTTCTACGCCATCGCCATCATGGCGGGCTTCATCAACCGTCTGTTCGCCCTGCCCACCAAGCTCGTGGACCTCGAATACATCAGCATGTCCAAATCCACAGCCACGCTGATCGCCCAGGCAGGCAACATTTTCTTCTTCATCGTTGTCGCATTCTTCGCAATCTGGGTCTGCAGCGTGTTCTTCCGTAACATTCCCAAGTTCCGTGAGGAGGCATAA
- a CDS encoding iron-containing alcohol dehydrogenase codes for MSSSFATKFAIPEIIFGNGSINHLASCARGLGARRILLVSDQGVEDAGWVQVVMDILDQNSLECVYFNEIDSNPRDSQVHAGLEIYLAEGADVIVALGGGSPMDTAKGIGIIAGNGGNISDYEGANRIKRPLPPMIFAPTTAGSGSDMTQYSIITDVSRQVKMTVISRSLVPNISIIDPTMLRTKTEELIIASAVDALAHAVESYVSRLSSPFTDHHALQAIRLFVENLERAVEYRDPKALEQLSIASTAAGMSFSNAGLGALHSLAHSLGGMFDVLHGLVHPILLPAVMRFNMPHSLEKMAVIGRILLGPCPHSDEYAAEEGIHQLETLFKSLNVPTRLGEILPDPEVLEPICKMAVYDACTLTNPCDVTWEDLQSICKEAW; via the coding sequence ATGTCCTCCAGCTTTGCCACAAAATTTGCGATCCCGGAAATCATCTTCGGCAACGGGTCGATCAATCATCTTGCCAGCTGCGCCAGGGGGCTCGGCGCCAGACGCATCCTGCTCGTCAGCGACCAGGGCGTGGAGGACGCCGGCTGGGTCCAGGTCGTCATGGACATTCTGGACCAGAATTCCCTGGAGTGCGTCTACTTCAACGAGATAGACTCCAATCCCCGCGACAGCCAGGTCCATGCCGGTCTGGAAATCTACCTGGCCGAAGGGGCAGACGTCATCGTCGCCCTGGGCGGCGGCAGCCCCATGGACACGGCAAAGGGCATCGGCATCATCGCCGGCAACGGCGGCAATATCTCGGACTACGAAGGCGCCAACCGCATCAAGCGCCCCCTGCCGCCCATGATCTTCGCCCCCACCACGGCGGGCAGCGGCTCGGACATGACGCAGTACTCCATCATCACCGATGTGTCCCGCCAGGTGAAGATGACCGTCATCAGCCGTTCGCTGGTGCCGAACATCTCCATCATCGACCCCACCATGCTGCGGACCAAAACGGAGGAACTGATCATCGCCTCGGCCGTGGACGCCCTGGCCCACGCAGTGGAATCCTACGTCTCCAGGCTGTCCTCGCCGTTCACGGACCACCACGCTCTGCAGGCCATACGGCTGTTCGTCGAGAACCTGGAACGCGCGGTGGAATACCGCGATCCCAAGGCGCTGGAGCAGCTCTCCATCGCCAGCACGGCGGCCGGCATGAGCTTCTCCAACGCAGGGCTTGGGGCGCTCCATTCGCTGGCCCACTCTCTGGGTGGAATGTTCGACGTGCTCCACGGACTGGTCCACCCCATTCTGCTGCCCGCGGTCATGCGCTTCAACATGCCCCACTCCCTGGAAAAGATGGCGGTCATCGGCCGCATCCTGCTCGGCCCTTGTCCGCACAGCGACGAATACGCGGCCGAGGAGGGCATTCACCAACTCGAAACGCTCTTCAAATCGCTGAATGTGCCCACGCGGCTGGGCGAAATTCTGCCCGACCCCGAGGTGCTGGAGCCTATCTGCAAAATGGCGGTATACGACGCCTGCACGCTGACCAACCCGTGCGACGTGACCTGGGAAGACCTGCAAAGCATCTGCAAGGAAGCATGGTGA
- a CDS encoding response regulator, with amino-acid sequence MTGNKNLEVLIIDDEVSFSDILSKRLTKRGFSVRTADSGAKGLAAMQEKPADIVVLDMRMPEMDGVETFRAMKKQNPDTEVIFLTGHVDANCALEGLELGAFDWCLKPIDIDALHDKILDAAERKRLAGDIGTDMPHEPSTTNKP; translated from the coding sequence ATGACGGGGAACAAAAATCTCGAAGTGCTCATTATAGACGACGAGGTCTCTTTCTCCGACATCCTGAGCAAGCGCCTGACCAAACGGGGCTTCTCCGTTCGCACCGCAGACTCCGGGGCCAAGGGGCTTGCCGCCATGCAGGAGAAGCCGGCGGACATCGTGGTGCTGGACATGCGCATGCCGGAAATGGACGGCGTGGAGACCTTCCGCGCCATGAAAAAGCAGAACCCCGATACCGAGGTCATTTTCCTCACAGGCCACGTGGATGCGAATTGCGCCCTGGAAGGGCTGGAGCTGGGCGCCTTCGACTGGTGCCTCAAGCCCATCGACATCGACGCCCTGCACGACAAGATTCTCGACGCCGCCGAGCGCAAGCGCCTGGCCGGCGATATTGGAACGGATATGCCACATGAACCCTCTACCACAAACAAACCATAG
- a CDS encoding response regulator, with translation MSAPETPERPIRLLLVDDEESFVSVLTKRLRRRGVDVTPVLSGAEALRLIRKQEFDVMLLDLKMEEMSGLEVLKTVRIVAPETPVIMLTGHGSEQAAREGVTLGASDYLLKPCDLDVLFRKITKAAHKARAQQ, from the coding sequence ATGAGCGCCCCCGAAACGCCGGAGCGTCCCATTCGTCTGCTCCTTGTCGATGACGAGGAGAGCTTTGTGAGCGTGCTGACCAAACGTCTCAGGCGTCGCGGAGTGGACGTCACGCCAGTGCTTTCCGGCGCCGAGGCGCTCCGGCTGATCCGCAAGCAGGAGTTCGACGTGATGCTCCTCGACCTGAAGATGGAGGAGATGAGCGGCCTGGAGGTGCTCAAGACGGTTCGCATCGTAGCGCCGGAAACGCCTGTGATCATGCTCACGGGCCATGGCTCCGAGCAGGCAGCCCGCGAAGGCGTGACTTTGGGAGCCAGCGACTACCTCCTTAAACCGTGCGACCTGGACGTGCTCTTCAGAAAGATCACCAAGGCCGCCCACAAAGCGAGGGCACAGCAATGA
- a CDS encoding PEP/pyruvate-binding domain-containing protein, translating to MRRILDSLLSWMRARKLRPEPLGEEELETLRRRFRARHHNFKLLLSGNNEALEHIGRLEELARGVHPFGGQAVRASAARIIALAFRTIKHLEAITGSKQTTLVDRFNDIKQKIDAVLTPQLSGDGVSAGPRILTLDAVTKQDVDQVGPKMARLGEARNILGMNVPDGFVITAAAFQEFMAASDLRDEINRRIQSRSDELTSRMALAQELQNLVLNAPLPPALEEAMARACAGLAERIGATPQLVVRSSALGEDQTGASFAGQHRSAVNVSPDSLASVYKEIVASTYSLEAISYRLTRGIPEESAVMCVGVLQMVDAAAGGVAYSRDPLGVRADSAIIHSVFGLPKQMVDGADAADFIALDRESADILEHDIGPKKIRTVSYADEGVRREELDPDLAGRSSIDPPTARRIFDLVMKLEEHFGEPQDMEWALSPQGDIVVLQTRPLPAAARRGVTAHELDLPLPASHADGDDAASDAKPQVQELGRGIVASPGVAVGPVHVIEREADMLTMPMGAVAVVKRPLPRFAPALAEAAAIVAEEGGAAGHLASVARELGKPALFGVVDAMRRLPVGETITVDADSMVLLAGRQEDRLQRTTPQTNLMRGSRVHDMLLKVLPHIARLTLRDPQSEEFAARNCKSMHDIFRFCHERALLAMFDFGEDNPFPERAAQLLAGGKSSQFKVIDLGDAFHDKTRDNKIRVEEIDSVPFQAFWRGMMAVPWAGPPPVETRGLASILHEALLNTNLEPSMPSSYTVQNYFMVARDFMSSQSRFGFHFSTVEALVGQRIRENYISFRFAGGAADQNRREARAVLVATLLNDLGFETDRHFDAVRARMDNRSAETMVARLAALGFITMHTRQLDMVLSSNDAMETYRQSLSEHLARLVS from the coding sequence ATGCGCCGAATACTCGACTCCCTCCTTTCCTGGATGCGTGCCCGGAAGCTGCGTCCTGAACCCCTTGGCGAGGAGGAACTCGAAACATTGCGGCGACGATTCAGGGCTCGCCACCATAACTTCAAACTGCTGCTCTCGGGCAACAACGAAGCTCTGGAGCATATCGGCCGCCTCGAGGAGCTGGCCCGCGGCGTGCACCCATTCGGCGGGCAGGCCGTCCGGGCGTCGGCAGCGAGAATCATCGCCCTCGCCTTCCGAACCATCAAGCACCTCGAGGCGATTACCGGTTCAAAGCAAACCACTCTCGTCGATCGTTTCAACGACATCAAGCAGAAAATTGATGCGGTGCTCACCCCGCAGCTTTCCGGAGACGGCGTTTCCGCAGGACCGCGGATCCTGACCCTCGACGCCGTAACCAAGCAGGACGTGGACCAGGTCGGCCCAAAGATGGCCAGACTCGGCGAAGCCAGAAACATTCTCGGCATGAACGTGCCGGACGGCTTCGTCATCACGGCCGCCGCGTTCCAGGAGTTCATGGCGGCGTCGGATCTTCGCGATGAAATCAACCGTCGCATCCAGTCCCGCAGCGATGAGTTGACCTCTCGCATGGCCCTTGCCCAGGAGCTCCAGAATCTGGTGCTCAATGCGCCGCTGCCCCCGGCCCTGGAAGAAGCCATGGCTCGTGCCTGCGCCGGCCTCGCCGAACGGATAGGCGCGACCCCGCAGCTTGTGGTCCGGTCCAGCGCCCTGGGCGAAGACCAGACCGGCGCATCTTTCGCCGGGCAACACCGTTCGGCAGTCAACGTGAGCCCGGACTCACTGGCCAGCGTGTACAAAGAGATCGTGGCCTCCACCTACAGTCTGGAAGCCATCAGCTACCGGTTGACCAGAGGCATCCCCGAGGAAAGCGCCGTCATGTGCGTGGGTGTGCTGCAGATGGTGGACGCGGCTGCCGGCGGCGTGGCCTATTCCCGCGATCCTCTCGGCGTTCGCGCGGATTCAGCCATCATCCACTCGGTTTTCGGCTTGCCCAAACAGATGGTGGACGGCGCCGATGCCGCAGACTTCATCGCCCTGGACCGCGAATCCGCAGACATCCTCGAACATGACATCGGGCCCAAGAAAATACGCACGGTATCCTATGCTGACGAAGGCGTCCGCCGCGAAGAACTCGACCCCGACCTTGCCGGACGCTCCTCCATCGATCCGCCTACGGCCCGCCGAATTTTCGATCTCGTCATGAAGCTCGAAGAGCATTTCGGCGAGCCCCAGGACATGGAATGGGCCCTGTCGCCGCAAGGCGATATCGTTGTGCTCCAGACCAGACCGCTGCCTGCTGCGGCCCGGCGGGGAGTGACCGCGCATGAACTGGACCTGCCCCTGCCTGCGTCGCATGCCGATGGCGACGATGCGGCCTCCGACGCAAAACCGCAGGTGCAGGAGCTTGGCCGCGGCATAGTGGCCAGCCCGGGAGTGGCCGTCGGACCCGTGCACGTCATCGAGCGCGAGGCCGACATGCTCACCATGCCCATGGGCGCCGTCGCCGTTGTCAAACGCCCCCTGCCCCGTTTTGCCCCTGCCCTGGCCGAAGCGGCGGCCATCGTGGCCGAAGAAGGCGGGGCCGCCGGCCATCTGGCCAGCGTAGCCCGCGAGCTGGGCAAACCCGCACTCTTCGGCGTGGTGGACGCCATGCGGCGTTTACCGGTCGGCGAGACCATCACTGTGGACGCAGACTCCATGGTTCTGCTCGCCGGACGCCAGGAGGACCGCCTGCAGCGGACCACGCCGCAGACCAACCTGATGCGCGGCTCCAGGGTCCACGACATGCTGCTCAAGGTGCTGCCGCACATCGCCAGGCTGACCCTGCGCGACCCGCAATCCGAAGAGTTTGCCGCCCGCAACTGCAAGAGCATGCACGACATATTTCGCTTCTGCCATGAGCGCGCGCTGCTCGCCATGTTCGATTTCGGCGAAGACAACCCATTCCCTGAACGCGCCGCCCAGCTCCTGGCCGGGGGCAAGAGTTCGCAATTCAAGGTCATCGACCTCGGCGACGCCTTCCACGATAAAACCCGCGATAACAAAATCCGCGTGGAGGAAATCGACTCCGTGCCTTTCCAGGCATTCTGGCGCGGGATGATGGCCGTTCCCTGGGCCGGTCCGCCGCCTGTGGAGACAAGGGGCCTCGCGTCCATTCTGCACGAAGCTCTGCTCAACACGAACCTGGAGCCTTCGATGCCCAGCTCCTACACGGTCCAGAACTACTTCATGGTCGCCAGGGACTTCATGAGTTCCCAGTCCCGGTTCGGATTCCATTTTTCCACCGTAGAGGCCCTGGTGGGCCAGCGCATCCGGGAAAACTACATTAGCTTTCGCTTCGCCGGCGGAGCAGCTGACCAGAACAGGCGGGAGGCACGCGCCGTACTGGTTGCCACTCTGCTGAATGACCTCGGCTTCGAAACGGATCGCCACTTCGACGCGGTCCGCGCACGCATGGACAACCGCTCCGCCGAAACCATGGTCGCCCGCCTCGCCGCACTCGGATTCATCACGATGCACACCCGCCAGCTGGACATGGTGCTCAGTTCGAACGATGCCATGGAAACCTACCGCCAGTCCCTTTCCGAACACCTCGCCCGCCTCGTCTCCTGA